The region GTCTGAGCAAGCGCAGATCGCGCCCAATAAGAAATGTGCGGATATCCACTGCGGATGTGCTGTTGTTTTCACAAGCAATGTTGACCATGCTGCATTCGCAAATTAGGTAACGCCGGTTGCTCTTGCATGGTGCAGGGCAGCGGTTTCTTGGAGATATCAATGTCTGACCTGCGCGATGCTGCACTCGTTTCAAAAGCCTGGCCCTTTGAAGAAGCGCGCCGCGTGCTCAAACGGTATCAAAAGCAGCCACCTGAAAAGGGCTATGTCTTGTTTCAGACTGGCTATGGGCCGTCAGGTTTGCCACATATTGGCACTTTCGGGGAAGTTGCCCGGACCACAATGGTGCGTCGCGCATTTGAGTTGATGTCAGATATCCCGACGAAATTGATCTGTTTTTCCGACGATATGGATGGCTTCCGTAAGGTGCCGACCAATGTTCCAATGCAAGAAGAGCTGGCGCAGGATCTGAACCTGCCTTTGACCAAGGTGCGGGATCCCTTTGGAACGCATGCCGGTTTTGCGCAACATAACAACGCCCGTCTGTGTGAATTTCTGGACAGCTTTGGCTTTGAGTATGAATTCGCCAGTTCGACGGAATATTACACCTCTGGCAAATTTGACGAGATGTTGCTGAAAGCCTGCTGGGAATATCAAAAAATCATGGACATTATGTTGCCAACTTTGGGCGCAGAGCGTCGGGCAACGTATTCACCGTTTTTGCCAATTTCGCCAAAAACCGGCCATGTGCTGCAAGTGCCAATGCTGGAAGTGAACGCAGCAAATGGAACTGTTGTCTATCAAGAGCCAGATGGCGAGAAGGTCGAGATCCCTGTCACTGGCGGCAATGTCAAAATGCAGTGGAAGCCTGATTGGGCCATGCGTTGGGCCGCGCTTGACGTGGATTATGAGATGTCGGGCAAGGATTTGATCGATTCAGTCACGCAGGGTGGCAAGATTTGCCGTGCGCTGGGTAAGCGGCCACCTGAAAGCCTGACCTATGAACTGTTCAATGATGAATTGGGGCAGAAGATCTCTAAGTCGAAGGGCAATGGCCTGTCGATGGAAGAGTGGCTGACCTATGCGGCCCCGGAATCGTTGCAGTATTTTATGTACCTCAAGCCGAAGACAGCAAAGCGCCTGTATTTTGATGTTATTCCCAAAGCCGTCGATGAATATCACCAGCAATTACGGGCTTATCCAGGCCAAGATCTAAAGGCGAAACTGAACAATCCCGTTTATCATCTGCATGGCAGCGATATGCCAGCATCTGATATGGTTGTGCCCTTTAGCATGTTGTTGAACCTTGCCAGTGCGTCAAGTGCTGAGGCGAAGGAAACCATGTGGGGCTTCATCAATAAATACGCCCCAGACGCGACCCCTGAAAGCCATCCAAATCTGGACGCGGCAGCCGGGTTTGCCGTGCGGTATTTTAATGATTTTGTAAAGCCAAACAAAGTGTTCCGCGCGCCAACGGACCAAGAGCACGCGGCACTTGCTGATCTTGCGTTGGCATTGTCCTCAGAAGAGGCTGCACTGGCAGCAATTGCAAAGAAGAACGCGGCCATGGGCAACGAAGATGATTTGCCTGTTGCAGACTTTGCGGATGATGACTTTTTGCAGTCGGTTGTTTTTGCAATCGGTAAGAACCACGGTTTCGAGCCGCTGCGGGATTGGTTTAAGGCGATTTACGAAGTGCTGCTTGGCGCAAGTCAGGGGCCAAGATTTGGCGGATTCATTGCCCTGTACGGTGTCAAGGAAACGGTCGCGTTGATTCAGGCCGGGTTGAACAACGAACTTACTAAGTAACGGCACGGTGGCCTTACAGGGCCACCAATTGCTTTTTGGGGTGATCTTGCGTCGTCGTTAGGGCGCGTTTTCACCCAGATAAAGCGTTTTCATTAGTGATTGCTGGCCAATTGGTTCGCCCGCCCTAGATTGTTAGAGGGAGGCGCACACATGCGGTTTATTTTGGTAGTTTCACTTTGGTTCTGGGCGCAGGTGTCTGTTGCCCAAGATGCGGATATCCAGAGCGTGATAACGGCGCAGATTGAGGCCTTTGAACAGGGGGATTTCGAAGCCGCGTTTTCACATGCAAGCCCCAGTATTCAAAACTACTTTGGTGGCGCGGATCGCTTCGAGGCCATGGTGCGCAGCGGCTATGAAATGGTTATCATGCCTCGTGACGTGCGCTTTCTAGAGATGCGTAATTTAGACGGCAAGCTTTGGCAAAAAGTCCTGATCCAAGACTCGGACAATGTTTTCCATTTGCTTGAATACCAAATGATCAGCCACGACGGGCAATGGCGCATCAACGGCGTGCGATTTGTGCAAGCAGGGGCCGCGGCCTAGGCGCAACACCCAGCGCGCGCTGCTCTGACAAGTGATTAAGCTTTGATTGATACTTCCGATCCTTAGTGCGCGAGGTCCTTGGCCTCGACCAAATTCGTGACTTTGGAAAGGGGCTTTCATGAATAAAGCAATTACCGACGGGGTGCAGCTGATGCCGCCAGCGTTTGCAGAGGGGCTGGATGTTTGGTCCAGTGGAGACGGTACACCTGGTTCAGATACATATGATGGGGCGGCAAATGCGGCGTTTGTGCCAGCAGATGCTGATTTCGCGGGTTGTTTAGAGTTGCAAAAAACCGAAGTGACGCAACGCCTGCGCTATATGGGGCAAACCCCCTTGTTGCCCGGATGTTATTTGCGGGTCACAGCGCGGGTCAAAGCCATCAGTGGCAATTTTTCTTCAGTGCGCATTGCGGCTTGGGCAGGTGAGGCGGGGTCGCATGTGTCTGGCTTGGTCGAAGTTGGTCCGTCGGTAAATTTGGACACTTATGGCGAAGTTGTTGAAGTCTCTGCAATCATTGGGTCTGGTGTGCGAGGAGGCGTCGATATGCCTTGGGGTGTGCAACCGACTTATGGTCATGTTGGGCTTGACCTAAGCGGCGCGACCGGCGGGGTTGTTCGCATAGATGATCTGGTGATCGAGGATCTGACCTCTGCCTTTTTGCGCGATATGATGGCGATGGTTGACGTGCGTGATTTCGGTGCTCTTGGGGATGGAATAACAGATGATCTTGCGGCCTTTGAGGCGGCAAATACTGCCGCAAACGGGCGAACAATATTGGTGTCCGCCGGCACCTATTTGTTAAGCGACAGCATGGAATTTACAGAGCGGGTTCGGTTTGAAGGCACGGTTACAATGCCACGCGCAGCGATCTTTTCGCTGACAAAAAACTATGATTTGCCCAGTTACATTGATGCATTTGGCAATGAGCAATTGGCTTTTGAAAAGGCATTTCAATCGCTTTTTAACAGTGCAGGCCATGAATCATTAGACCTTGGCGGGCGACGTATCACCATTGAAACGCCGATGGATATGCAGGCACTTGTTCCTAATCGCACATCTTATTCGCAGCGACGGCATATTGCGAATGGGCAATTTTATGTGACGGGCAGCAGTGCTTGGGAACCTGACGAAGTGACGTCGCAAGCCAGTTACTCTTCAAGTGATGCCCGCACTCTAACCGGGGTGACAAATGTGGCTAACATTCAGGTTGGCTCTTTGGTGGAGGGCAATGGTGTTGGGCGCGAAGTCTATGTGAAGTCCAAAAACGATGCGACGCAAGAGGTGACCCTGAGCGCAGGGTTGTATGATGCTGTTGGCACCCAAACATTTACCTTTACGCGCTTCAAATATTTGTTGGATTTTTCGGGCTTTAGCAAATTGCAGCGGTTCTCGATGTCTGATGTCGAATTGCTATGCAACACTCTGGCAAGCGGGATTTTATTGCCTCCAGCTGGTGTGATTTTTCATTTGCGCGACAGTTGGATTACAAGGCCAAGAGATCGTGGGATCACCAGCCACGGCGAGGGGTGCCAAGGCATGTTAATCGATCGCTGCCAGTTCTTGACCAGCGAGGCGAGCGAGCGGGTGCAAGATCGCACCACAATTGTTTTGAACACCAATGCAAACGATGTGAAGCTTCGCAATAATCGTGCAACTCAGTTTAGGCATTTTGCGGTGTTGGGCGGATCAAACAATATCGTCATGGGCAACCATTTCTTCCAGGGGGATGCAGAGGCGGCGGGCGTGCGCACCGCTGGCATTGTGGTTGCGAGTGCCTATTGTTCGACAACAATAACTGGCAACTACGTTGATAATTGTTCGATCGAATGGACCAATGAATATGAACCGGAACCGGATTTCACATCTGGATTTTCGTTTTCGGCCCTTAGCATTGATGATAATGTATTCTTGTCTGGTAATGTCGCGCCTTGGTTTGCCTATATGGTGATCAAACCCTATGGCACGGGTCAGTTCATTGGCGGCCTAAGTGTGACGGGCAACAAGTTTCGCAGTATTGATGGGGCGATTGATCGTGTTGACAGTGTTGATTCAAGTTTTGCGCCGTTAAATACCGCCAAGGGCAAAAACATTCTGGTTGAAGGCAACACATTCCATCAGGTTGATACGCCAATCTATAATCCGTTGATCGTCAAACATGATCAGAATTCAGCGTCGGCGACTTGGACCGTTGACAGCCAAGGGGGGCTGCCATTTGGCGGGCAGGCACGCACTGTGGAGTCAGTTGTGGCCACCACACGATTGCGCACCAGTGGCAATCAAACGCGCTGGGCCGTGCCCTATGTTGAATTGC is a window of Cognatishimia sp. WU-CL00825 DNA encoding:
- a CDS encoding lysine--tRNA ligase, with protein sequence MSDLRDAALVSKAWPFEEARRVLKRYQKQPPEKGYVLFQTGYGPSGLPHIGTFGEVARTTMVRRAFELMSDIPTKLICFSDDMDGFRKVPTNVPMQEELAQDLNLPLTKVRDPFGTHAGFAQHNNARLCEFLDSFGFEYEFASSTEYYTSGKFDEMLLKACWEYQKIMDIMLPTLGAERRATYSPFLPISPKTGHVLQVPMLEVNAANGTVVYQEPDGEKVEIPVTGGNVKMQWKPDWAMRWAALDVDYEMSGKDLIDSVTQGGKICRALGKRPPESLTYELFNDELGQKISKSKGNGLSMEEWLTYAAPESLQYFMYLKPKTAKRLYFDVIPKAVDEYHQQLRAYPGQDLKAKLNNPVYHLHGSDMPASDMVVPFSMLLNLASASSAEAKETMWGFINKYAPDATPESHPNLDAAAGFAVRYFNDFVKPNKVFRAPTDQEHAALADLALALSSEEAALAAIAKKNAAMGNEDDLPVADFADDDFLQSVVFAIGKNHGFEPLRDWFKAIYEVLLGASQGPRFGGFIALYGVKETVALIQAGLNNELTK
- a CDS encoding DUF4864 domain-containing protein; the encoded protein is MRFILVVSLWFWAQVSVAQDADIQSVITAQIEAFEQGDFEAAFSHASPSIQNYFGGADRFEAMVRSGYEMVIMPRDVRFLEMRNLDGKLWQKVLIQDSDNVFHLLEYQMISHDGQWRINGVRFVQAGAAA
- a CDS encoding glycosyl hydrolase family 28-related protein, whose protein sequence is MNKAITDGVQLMPPAFAEGLDVWSSGDGTPGSDTYDGAANAAFVPADADFAGCLELQKTEVTQRLRYMGQTPLLPGCYLRVTARVKAISGNFSSVRIAAWAGEAGSHVSGLVEVGPSVNLDTYGEVVEVSAIIGSGVRGGVDMPWGVQPTYGHVGLDLSGATGGVVRIDDLVIEDLTSAFLRDMMAMVDVRDFGALGDGITDDLAAFEAANTAANGRTILVSAGTYLLSDSMEFTERVRFEGTVTMPRAAIFSLTKNYDLPSYIDAFGNEQLAFEKAFQSLFNSAGHESLDLGGRRITIETPMDMQALVPNRTSYSQRRHIANGQFYVTGSSAWEPDEVTSQASYSSSDARTLTGVTNVANIQVGSLVEGNGVGREVYVKSKNDATQEVTLSAGLYDAVGTQTFTFTRFKYLLDFSGFSKLQRFSMSDVELLCNTLASGILLPPAGVIFHLRDSWITRPRDRGITSHGEGCQGMLIDRCQFLTSEASERVQDRTTIVLNTNANDVKLRNNRATQFRHFAVLGGSNNIVMGNHFFQGDAEAAGVRTAGIVVASAYCSTTITGNYVDNCSIEWTNEYEPEPDFTSGFSFSALSIDDNVFLSGNVAPWFAYMVIKPYGTGQFIGGLSVTGNKFRSIDGAIDRVDSVDSSFAPLNTAKGKNILVEGNTFHQVDTPIYNPLIVKHDQNSASATWTVDSQGGLPFGGQARTVESVVATTRLRTSGNQTRWAVPYVELQQGSNGDQLRLQWEEPLHGEVTIRLSMN